In one window of Neisseria subflava DNA:
- a CDS encoding ABC transporter substrate-binding protein, translating to MRFTQLSALIAAAALSVGSVSAFAKPVQLTDTVGRKVTVDLPAKRVVLGFYYQDYMAIGGKTALDNVVGFSKAVWADWAPPSWAAFSKAVPKLNQLTDVGEVEVGTFSIEKVLALKPDLLVLAEWQYKALGSDLDRINKAGIPIVVLDYNAQTVAKHVQSTKLIGTLTGQQQKADKLAADYKRIADTIQARVKKANLPKPKVYVEFGNKGPAEHSVTFGKSMWGSMATLVGGNNIAASSVEFYGPINPEKVLAAKPDVIVITGRETELKKNPAAMVMGWGIPKAEAEKRLAGFAKRAGWANLPAIKNNRLYAAYHANSRTLSDSASIQFMAKAIYPQLFKDFNPEKTYLDFYRQNLPVVPNGTFYLYPKGQ from the coding sequence ATGAGATTTACGCAACTTTCTGCTTTAATTGCCGCTGCAGCTTTATCAGTCGGCTCCGTATCCGCTTTTGCCAAACCGGTTCAGCTGACCGATACCGTCGGCCGTAAGGTAACCGTTGACCTGCCTGCCAAACGCGTGGTTTTGGGCTTCTACTACCAAGACTACATGGCCATCGGCGGTAAAACCGCGCTGGACAACGTTGTCGGTTTCTCCAAAGCAGTTTGGGCCGACTGGGCGCCGCCAAGCTGGGCAGCATTCAGCAAAGCCGTACCTAAACTGAATCAACTGACCGACGTGGGCGAAGTGGAAGTCGGCACTTTCTCGATTGAAAAAGTATTGGCGCTGAAACCCGATTTGCTGGTTTTGGCCGAATGGCAATACAAGGCTTTGGGTTCCGATCTCGACCGCATCAACAAAGCCGGCATCCCCATCGTCGTGTTGGACTACAACGCGCAAACGGTCGCCAAACACGTCCAATCGACCAAACTTATCGGCACGCTGACCGGCCAGCAGCAAAAGGCGGACAAGCTGGCGGCGGACTACAAACGCATCGCCGACACCATCCAGGCGCGCGTGAAAAAAGCCAACCTGCCCAAGCCTAAAGTGTATGTCGAGTTCGGCAACAAAGGCCCTGCGGAACACAGCGTTACCTTCGGCAAGAGCATGTGGGGTTCGATGGCGACGCTGGTCGGCGGCAACAATATCGCCGCTTCTTCGGTCGAATTCTACGGCCCGATCAATCCTGAAAAAGTCCTCGCCGCCAAACCCGACGTGATCGTGATTACCGGCCGCGAAACCGAATTGAAGAAAAACCCGGCCGCCATGGTGATGGGCTGGGGCATTCCGAAAGCGGAAGCGGAAAAACGCTTGGCAGGCTTTGCCAAACGCGCCGGCTGGGCCAACCTGCCTGCGATTAAAAACAACCGCCTCTACGCCGCCTACCACGCCAACTCGCGCACGCTGTCCGACAGCGCATCGATTCAGTTTATGGCCAAAGCGATTTATCCGCAGTTGTTTAAAGATTTCAACCCTGAGAAGACCTATCTGGACTTCTACCGCCAAAACCTGCCGGTCGTGCCGAACGGTACGTTCTATCTGTATCCGAAAGGTCAGTAA
- the gltS gene encoding sodium/glutamate symporter: MEWEFNSYYTLIAATLVLLVGKFLVQKIKFLRDFNIPEPVAGGLVAAIVLFALHEAYGVSFKFEKPLQDAFMLIFFTSIGLSADFSRLKAGGLPLVIFTAVVGAFIIVQNFVGVGLASALGLDPLIGLITGSITLTGGHGTAGAWGPDFESKFGLTGATGLGMASATFGLVFGGLIGGPVARRLINKMSRKPVVKTAKSDDNDVADDIFEKAQRTRLITADSAVETLAMFAACLAFAEIVDGYDKAFFDLPKFVWCLFAGVVIRNVLTATFKVNMFDRAIDVFGNASLSLFLAMALLNLKLWELTGLAGPVTIILAVQTVVMILYATFVTYVFMGRDYDAAVLAAGHCGFGLGATPTAVANMQSITQTFGPSHKAFLIVPMVGAFFVDLLNAAILSGFVSVIKG, encoded by the coding sequence ATGGAATGGGAATTCAACAGTTATTACACACTGATTGCCGCCACGCTCGTGTTGCTGGTTGGTAAATTTCTGGTTCAAAAAATCAAATTCTTAAGAGACTTCAATATTCCCGAGCCGGTCGCCGGCGGTTTGGTTGCCGCTATCGTCCTGTTCGCCCTGCATGAAGCCTACGGCGTCAGCTTCAAATTTGAAAAACCGCTGCAAGATGCGTTCATGCTTATCTTCTTTACATCCATCGGTTTGAGCGCCGACTTCTCCCGTTTGAAAGCGGGCGGTTTGCCTTTGGTTATCTTTACCGCCGTGGTGGGTGCATTCATCATCGTCCAAAACTTCGTCGGTGTCGGCTTGGCGAGCGCATTGGGCTTGGATCCACTGATTGGCCTGATTACCGGTTCGATTACCCTGACCGGTGGTCACGGTACAGCCGGCGCATGGGGTCCTGACTTTGAAAGCAAATTCGGTCTGACCGGCGCAACCGGTTTGGGTATGGCTTCTGCAACATTCGGCCTGGTATTCGGCGGTTTGATCGGCGGTCCTGTTGCACGCCGTCTGATCAACAAAATGAGTCGTAAACCTGTCGTCAAAACTGCCAAATCCGACGACAACGATGTTGCCGACGACATCTTCGAAAAAGCACAACGTACACGCCTGATTACGGCTGACTCCGCTGTCGAAACGCTCGCGATGTTTGCCGCATGTTTGGCTTTTGCCGAAATCGTCGACGGCTACGACAAAGCCTTCTTCGACCTGCCTAAATTCGTATGGTGTCTGTTTGCAGGTGTGGTCATCCGCAACGTCCTGACTGCAACCTTCAAAGTCAATATGTTCGACCGCGCCATCGACGTATTCGGTAACGCCTCCCTGTCGCTCTTCCTTGCCATGGCTCTTCTGAATCTGAAACTGTGGGAGTTGACCGGTCTGGCAGGCCCTGTGACCATCATCTTGGCCGTACAAACCGTCGTGATGATTCTGTACGCTACGTTCGTTACCTACGTCTTCATGGGTCGCGACTACGACGCTGCCGTATTGGCGGCAGGCCACTGCGGCTTCGGTTTGGGTGCCACCCCGACCGCCGTTGCCAACATGCAGTCCATTACCCAAACTTTCGGCCCGTCGCACAAAGCCTTCCTGATTGTACCTATGGTCGGCGCCTTCTTCGTTGACTTACTCAACGCCGCCATCCTCTCCGGCTTTGTCAGCGTCATCAAAGGCTGA
- a CDS encoding HPr family phosphocarrier protein has product MLKQEIEIINKLGLHARASSKFTQTASQFQSEVWVTKNGNRVNGKSIMGLMMLAAAKGTVIELETEGADEAAAMQALTDLINDYFGEGE; this is encoded by the coding sequence ATGCTCAAACAAGAAATCGAAATCATCAACAAACTCGGCCTGCACGCACGCGCCTCCAGCAAATTTACCCAAACCGCCTCCCAATTCCAAAGCGAAGTCTGGGTCACCAAAAACGGCAACCGCGTCAACGGCAAAAGCATCATGGGCCTGATGATGCTGGCCGCCGCCAAAGGCACCGTGATTGAGCTGGAAACAGAAGGCGCAGACGAAGCCGCCGCCATGCAGGCGTTGACCGACCTCATCAACGACTACTTCGGCGAGGGCGAATAA
- the pdxA gene encoding 4-hydroxythreonine-4-phosphate dehydrogenase PdxA, whose translation MTAPILAITSGEPAGIGPDICLDLAFADLPCRPVVLCDKNLLVQRAEQLGKSVILRDFQAQAADPLPKGELEVLHIPLDAECRAGELNPANAAYVLRLLDTAYQGILDGLFAGMVTAPLHKGIINDAHAGNGFFSGHTEYLAEKSHTEQVVMMLTGGGLRVALVTTHLPLKDISAAITKPLIESVVRILEHDLRHKFGIAKPVILVTGLNPHAGEGGHLGHEEIDTIIPALHALQAEGVDARGPYPADTVFHPFLLKDADAVLAMYHDQGLPVLKYAGFGEGVNITLGLPFIRTSVDHGTALNLAGTGKADSGSLITAVLAALDMAHNMQKQAV comes from the coding sequence ATGACTGCTCCCATTCTCGCCATTACATCCGGCGAACCGGCCGGCATCGGCCCCGACATCTGCCTCGATTTGGCTTTCGCCGATCTTCCTTGCCGCCCCGTTGTTTTGTGTGACAAAAACCTGTTGGTGCAAAGGGCCGAACAGCTCGGCAAATCCGTCATCCTGCGCGACTTCCAAGCCCAAGCGGCTGATCCGTTGCCTAAGGGCGAACTCGAAGTCCTGCATATTCCTTTAGATGCCGAGTGTCGGGCGGGCGAACTCAATCCTGCCAATGCCGCGTATGTGCTCCGACTGCTGGATACGGCGTATCAAGGCATTTTAGACGGCCTGTTTGCCGGTATGGTTACCGCGCCGCTGCATAAAGGCATCATCAACGATGCCCACGCAGGCAACGGATTTTTCAGCGGCCATACCGAATACCTCGCCGAAAAAAGCCATACCGAACAAGTCGTCATGATGCTGACCGGCGGCGGCCTGCGAGTTGCATTGGTGACCACTCATCTGCCGCTGAAAGACATTTCCGCCGCCATTACGAAGCCTTTAATCGAATCGGTTGTCCGCATTCTTGAACACGACCTGCGCCATAAGTTCGGCATAGCCAAACCGGTCATCCTCGTTACCGGCCTCAACCCCCACGCGGGCGAAGGCGGCCATTTGGGACACGAAGAAATCGACACCATTATTCCGGCGCTTCATGCCCTGCAGGCCGAAGGCGTAGACGCGCGCGGCCCTTATCCGGCCGATACCGTGTTCCACCCCTTCCTGCTCAAAGACGCCGATGCCGTCCTCGCCATGTATCACGACCAAGGGCTGCCGGTGCTCAAATACGCCGGTTTCGGCGAAGGCGTGAACATCACCCTCGGCCTACCCTTTATCCGCACTTCTGTCGATCATGGCACGGCCTTGAACTTAGCCGGTACGGGCAAAGCCGATTCCGGCAGCCTGATTACTGCCGTCCTCGCCGCGCTTGATATGGCGCATAATATGCAGAAACAGGCCGTCTGA
- a CDS encoding lysozyme inhibitor LprI family protein, whose product MYKKTASVLILSTILLAACSKEEPKAALDCAQPATLQNIRTTIEDTLKQQARSFARNDNRQFVDADKIIAAGLELETLLEDPKETEDNGKAICRANLKIRIPDTILKTAIDNSPLIYGNTPLSDMLEQKLMGSNLTFENNTFSTTLLYTPDKDGKPVLEDNTLSTTAQTLSATLLPYGVKSIVMIDGKPVSKEQAIKLLQNQNTEEPPTVDPQDILENNAASQAIGLTDDDDNSDYEVLRPDRETPRNELPGLSQSELDNARAQNRQADGEINDLWGGMDSDVKQQILGEQRAWIQSKKLNCQQAAASADNAAQAEYLRLQCETRMTRERTQYLRGYSIN is encoded by the coding sequence ATGTACAAAAAAACCGCTTCCGTATTGATTTTAAGCACGATTCTTCTTGCCGCATGCAGCAAAGAAGAGCCGAAAGCCGCGCTTGATTGCGCCCAACCGGCCACACTGCAAAACATCCGTACCACCATCGAAGACACCCTCAAACAACAAGCGCGTTCCTTTGCCCGCAATGACAACCGCCAATTCGTCGATGCCGATAAAATCATCGCCGCCGGCCTCGAATTAGAAACCCTGCTTGAAGACCCCAAAGAAACCGAAGACAACGGCAAAGCCATCTGCCGCGCCAATCTCAAAATCCGCATTCCCGACACCATCCTCAAAACGGCCATAGACAATAGCCCGCTGATTTACGGCAACACCCCGTTGTCCGACATGCTCGAACAAAAACTGATGGGCAGCAACCTGACTTTTGAAAACAACACGTTCAGCACCACTCTGCTCTACACCCCCGACAAAGACGGCAAACCGGTTCTCGAAGACAACACCCTGAGCACCACGGCCCAAACCCTTTCCGCCACCCTGCTGCCCTACGGCGTAAAAAGCATCGTCATGATAGACGGCAAGCCTGTATCCAAAGAGCAGGCCATCAAGCTGCTGCAAAATCAAAATACGGAAGAGCCGCCGACTGTTGATCCGCAAGACATCCTGGAAAACAACGCCGCCAGCCAAGCCATCGGCTTGACCGATGATGATGACAATTCAGACTACGAAGTCCTACGCCCTGACCGTGAAACCCCGCGCAACGAGCTGCCCGGCCTCAGCCAAAGCGAACTCGACAACGCGCGTGCGCAAAACCGTCAGGCAGACGGCGAGATCAACGACCTTTGGGGCGGCATGGACAGCGATGTCAAACAACAAATCCTCGGCGAACAACGCGCCTGGATTCAAAGCAAAAAACTTAACTGCCAACAAGCCGCCGCGTCCGCAGACAACGCTGCGCAAGCAGAATATCTGCGCTTACAATGTGAAACCCGCATGACCCGCGAACGTACACAATACCTGCGCGGCTATTCCATCAACTAA
- a CDS encoding ABC transporter permease: protein MQVWIRRFALLLLPLGFLAVMVAAPLLSLAFYDGEGAWAEVVADDYMRLRLGWTVAQAVLTCVLVTALGVPAAWVLARMDFAGRRTVLRLLMLPFVMPTLVAGMGVLALFGAHGMLAAGWQDTPWLLIYGNVFFNLPVLVRSAYQGFVRVPQARLLSAQSLGADAWRRFVWVEWPVVRAWVAGGACLVFLYCFSGFGLALLLGGERFATVEVEIYRLVAYELDMARASVLVWLVLAVTAAAGGLYAYWSRRVAVDKSVSPLPPRAPIWAWEKWLTATVLAMLALCCLLPLAAVWLKAVSAGSSWAVLLEAQMWAAVWNTVRFSAAAVAAATVLGVLYAAAARQMAWLRALMFLPFMVSPVCIAFGVLLLYPQWTASLWLLTATYALLAYPFVAKDVLAAWDGLPKDYTAAARTMGANGFQTACYVTAPLLKPALRRGLTLASATCIGEFAATLFLSRPEWQTLTTLIYDYLGRAGADNYGRAMVLTAVLTALALTAFLLVDEAEGQKAV, encoded by the coding sequence ATGCAGGTTTGGATTCGGCGGTTTGCGCTGTTGCTTCTGCCTTTGGGTTTCTTGGCGGTCATGGTGGCCGCGCCTTTGCTGTCGCTGGCGTTTTACGACGGCGAAGGCGCTTGGGCGGAAGTGGTGGCTGATGACTATATGCGCCTGCGCTTGGGCTGGACGGTGGCGCAGGCGGTTTTGACCTGCGTCTTGGTCACGGCTTTGGGCGTGCCTGCGGCGTGGGTGCTGGCGCGGATGGACTTCGCCGGACGGCGCACGGTTTTGCGCCTGCTGATGCTGCCTTTTGTGATGCCGACTTTGGTGGCGGGCATGGGCGTGCTGGCCTTGTTTGGCGCACACGGCATGCTGGCTGCAGGTTGGCAGGACACGCCGTGGCTGCTGATTTACGGCAATGTGTTTTTCAACCTGCCGGTTTTGGTGCGCTCGGCGTATCAGGGATTTGTGCGTGTGCCGCAGGCGCGGTTGCTGTCGGCGCAATCTTTGGGCGCGGACGCGTGGCGGCGGTTTGTCTGGGTCGAGTGGCCGGTGGTGCGTGCATGGGTTGCCGGCGGTGCGTGCCTGGTGTTTTTATATTGTTTTTCAGGCTTCGGACTGGCCTTGCTGCTCGGCGGCGAACGTTTTGCAACGGTGGAAGTAGAAATCTACCGGCTGGTGGCGTATGAATTGGACATGGCGCGTGCGTCGGTGTTGGTATGGCTGGTGCTGGCGGTTACGGCGGCGGCAGGCGGTTTGTATGCGTATTGGAGTAGGCGCGTCGCTGTGGATAAGTCGGTCTCGCCTTTGCCTCCGCGTGCGCCGATATGGGCTTGGGAAAAATGGCTGACGGCAACGGTATTGGCCATGTTGGCACTGTGCTGCCTGCTGCCTTTGGCGGCGGTGTGGCTCAAGGCGGTATCGGCAGGCTCGTCGTGGGCAGTCTTGCTGGAAGCGCAAATGTGGGCGGCAGTGTGGAACACCGTCCGTTTCTCTGCGGCAGCGGTGGCGGCGGCGACGGTTTTGGGCGTGCTGTATGCAGCGGCGGCACGGCAAATGGCGTGGTTGCGTGCGCTGATGTTTTTGCCGTTTATGGTGTCGCCCGTGTGCATCGCGTTTGGCGTTTTGCTGCTCTATCCGCAGTGGACGGCTTCGCTGTGGCTGCTGACGGCGACTTACGCGCTGTTGGCGTATCCGTTTGTGGCCAAAGATGTATTGGCCGCGTGGGACGGTTTGCCCAAAGATTACACAGCGGCGGCGCGCACTATGGGCGCAAACGGTTTTCAGACGGCCTGTTATGTAACCGCGCCTTTATTGAAACCTGCCTTGCGGCGCGGCCTGACTTTGGCTTCGGCAACGTGTATCGGCGAATTTGCGGCCACATTATTCCTGTCGCGCCCCGAATGGCAGACGCTGACCACTTTGATTTACGATTATCTCGGACGCGCCGGTGCGGACAATTACGGACGGGCGATGGTGTTGACGGCGGTATTGACCGCTTTGGCTTTGACGGCATTTTTGCTGGTGGACGAAGCGGAAGGACAAAAGGCCGTCTAA
- the ptsP gene encoding phosphoenolpyruvate--protein phosphotransferase — MSIVLHGVAAGKGIAIGHAHLITRGTTEVPQYDVSDDLIDAEAARFDAAIKATRKELEQLRGAIPENAPTELGAFISLHLMLLTDVTLSREPIDILREQKINAEWALKQQSDKLAAQFDNIEDDYLRERKQDMLQVVRRIHNNLVGQSNEINLAGNLFDDTVLIAHDLSPADTVLFKEQHITAFVTDAGGSTSHTAILGRSLDIPSVIGLHNARKLITENEIVIVDGINGILIIDPDEVVLNEYRRLAREYRSHKRELNKIKKTAATTADGINIELLANIESAEDIKALHNFGADGVGLFRSEFLYLNRDTMPSEDEQYEVYSAIVKKMKGKSITIRTVDLGVDKNPRWFGQNSSPNGSLNPALGLTGIRLCLAEPVMFRTQMRAILRAAAHGPVRMMWPMITSISEVRQCLIHLDTAQRQLTERGETFGPVSIGCMIEIPSAAMTVGSILKLVDFISIGTNDLIQYLLSVDRGDDSVSHLYQPGHPAVLKTLQHIIRTANRMEKGVSICGEMAGDTVFTRLLLGMGLRRFSMNPNNLLSVKNIILHSHTGHLENDAAKILRCEDPEKAEKLIKILNQSEQAESQAV, encoded by the coding sequence ATGAGCATCGTGCTGCACGGTGTCGCGGCGGGCAAAGGCATCGCCATCGGCCACGCCCACCTGATTACGCGCGGCACGACGGAAGTGCCGCAATACGACGTTTCAGACGACCTCATCGACGCCGAAGCCGCCCGTTTTGACGCCGCCATCAAAGCCACGCGCAAAGAATTGGAACAACTGCGCGGCGCGATTCCCGAAAATGCCCCGACCGAATTGGGCGCGTTCATCTCCCTGCACCTGATGCTGCTGACCGACGTCACCCTCTCGCGCGAACCCATCGACATTTTGCGCGAGCAGAAAATCAACGCCGAATGGGCATTGAAACAACAAAGCGACAAGCTTGCCGCCCAGTTCGACAACATCGAAGACGACTACCTGCGTGAACGCAAACAGGACATGCTCCAAGTCGTCCGCCGCATCCACAACAACCTTGTCGGCCAAAGCAACGAAATCAACCTCGCCGGCAACCTGTTTGACGACACCGTCCTCATCGCGCACGACCTCTCACCTGCCGATACCGTATTGTTCAAAGAGCAGCACATTACCGCCTTCGTAACCGATGCCGGCGGCTCGACCAGCCACACCGCCATCTTGGGCCGCAGCCTCGACATCCCGTCCGTCATCGGCCTGCACAACGCCCGCAAACTCATCACCGAAAACGAAATCGTCATCGTCGACGGCATCAACGGCATCCTCATCATCGATCCCGACGAAGTCGTCCTCAACGAATACCGCCGCCTCGCCCGCGAATACCGCAGCCACAAGCGCGAACTCAACAAAATCAAAAAAACCGCCGCCACCACGGCCGACGGCATCAACATCGAACTTTTGGCCAACATCGAATCCGCCGAAGACATCAAAGCCCTGCACAACTTCGGCGCAGACGGCGTCGGCCTGTTCCGCAGCGAATTTCTTTATCTCAACCGCGACACCATGCCGTCTGAAGACGAGCAATACGAAGTGTACAGCGCGATTGTGAAAAAGATGAAAGGCAAAAGCATCACCATCCGCACCGTCGATTTGGGTGTCGATAAAAATCCGCGCTGGTTCGGCCAAAACAGCTCGCCCAACGGCAGCCTCAACCCCGCACTCGGCCTGACCGGCATCCGCCTGTGCCTCGCCGAGCCGGTCATGTTCCGCACCCAAATGCGCGCCATCCTCCGCGCCGCCGCACACGGCCCCGTGCGCATGATGTGGCCGATGATCACATCCATTTCCGAAGTGCGCCAATGCCTTATCCATCTGGACACGGCCCAACGCCAACTGACCGAACGCGGCGAAACCTTCGGCCCGGTCAGCATCGGCTGCATGATTGAAATCCCGTCCGCCGCCATGACCGTCGGCAGCATCCTCAAGCTCGTCGATTTCATCTCCATCGGCACCAACGACCTGATTCAATACCTCCTGTCGGTCGACCGCGGCGACGACAGCGTCAGCCACCTTTACCAACCCGGCCACCCTGCCGTCCTCAAAACGCTGCAACACATCATCCGTACCGCCAACCGCATGGAAAAAGGCGTGTCCATCTGCGGCGAAATGGCCGGCGATACCGTCTTCACCCGACTGTTGCTCGGCATGGGCCTGCGCCGCTTCTCCATGAACCCCAACAACCTGCTTTCGGTTAAAAACATCATCCTGCACAGCCACACCGGCCATCTCGAAAACGATGCCGCCAAAATCCTGCGCTGCGAAGACCCGGAAAAAGCCGAAAAACTGATTAAAATCCTCAACCAAAGCGAACAGGCGGAATCACAGGCCGTCTGA
- a CDS encoding PTS sugar transporter subunit IIA, with product MIGLLIITHETIGEAYRGLADHFFPNGFPENLHILGVQPNEDQNDIINNAIAALQEFPDNRGVLIMTDIFGATPCNAARRLVRENKSAILTGLNAPMMIKAIQYSSQAENLSDFTETVKEAAIRGIFAITSAPEDLVCKEHG from the coding sequence ATGATAGGTTTGTTAATCATTACACATGAAACCATAGGTGAAGCCTATCGCGGTTTGGCCGACCATTTCTTTCCCAACGGTTTCCCCGAAAATCTCCACATCCTCGGCGTACAGCCTAACGAAGATCAAAACGACATCATCAACAACGCCATCGCCGCATTGCAGGAATTTCCCGACAACCGCGGTGTGCTGATCATGACCGACATCTTCGGCGCAACCCCGTGCAACGCCGCACGCCGGCTGGTGCGCGAAAACAAATCCGCCATCCTGACCGGCCTCAACGCCCCGATGATGATTAAAGCCATCCAATACTCATCACAAGCAGAAAACCTCTCCGACTTCACCGAAACCGTCAAAGAAGCTGCCATCCGTGGCATTTTTGCCATTACATCCGCACCTGAAGACCTGGTGTGCAAAGAACACGGCTAA
- a CDS encoding cytochrome b: MTTTRPQTYDAVARALHWLTVLGFIGILSTITVWTIYDGEEWVKSLFGVHKSIGFITLLVIAVRIVWALLNASKRPAADSFAAKAGHLALYVLMLVVPVIGMIRQYGGGRGPLKVFGVEVMQGSPEKIEWMSNLGNMAHGKLGWLLFALVAGHIAMVVVHRIQGHDVLYRMIGRRS, encoded by the coding sequence ATGACCACTACACGTCCACAAACCTACGATGCCGTCGCGCGCGCGTTGCACTGGCTGACCGTACTCGGTTTCATCGGTATCCTCTCCACCATTACCGTTTGGACCATCTACGATGGCGAAGAATGGGTCAAATCGCTCTTCGGCGTGCATAAATCCATCGGTTTCATCACGCTGCTGGTGATTGCCGTGCGCATTGTTTGGGCTTTGCTCAATGCGTCCAAACGTCCTGCCGCCGACAGCTTTGCCGCCAAAGCAGGCCACCTTGCCCTTTACGTCCTCATGCTCGTCGTTCCCGTTATCGGCATGATCCGCCAATACGGCGGCGGCCGCGGCCCGTTGAAAGTATTCGGTGTCGAAGTGATGCAGGGTTCGCCTGAAAAAATCGAATGGATGTCCAACCTCGGCAATATGGCGCACGGCAAACTCGGCTGGCTGCTCTTCGCGCTTGTCGCCGGCCACATTGCCATGGTCGTTGTTCACCGCATTCAAGGCCACGATGTTTTATACCGCATGATCGGCCGTCGTTCTTAA
- a CDS encoding hypoxanthine-guanine phosphoribosyltransferase, translating to MTDLETKRLETQAMLDNADLLFDQEQCRTALQKVADDITRDLGDKYPLLLPVMGGAVVFTGQLLPLLRFPLDFDYVHVSRYGDKLAGGAFNWKRMPDPEQIKGRHVVVLDDILDEGHTMAAIQEKLLEMGAASCRAAVFANKLIDKEKPTKADYVGLDVPNRYVFGYGMDAAGCWRNLGEIYALNNK from the coding sequence ATGACCGACTTAGAAACCAAACGCCTTGAAACCCAAGCCATGCTGGACAATGCCGATTTGCTGTTTGACCAAGAACAATGCCGCACGGCCTTGCAAAAAGTTGCCGACGACATTACCCGCGACTTGGGCGACAAATACCCCCTGCTCCTGCCTGTAATGGGTGGCGCGGTGGTGTTTACAGGGCAGCTGCTGCCGCTGTTGCGTTTCCCTTTGGACTTTGACTACGTCCACGTTTCCCGCTACGGCGACAAACTCGCAGGCGGCGCGTTCAACTGGAAACGCATGCCCGACCCCGAGCAAATCAAAGGCCGTCATGTAGTCGTTTTGGACGACATCCTGGACGAAGGCCACACCATGGCCGCCATTCAGGAAAAACTGTTGGAAATGGGCGCGGCAAGCTGCCGTGCGGCCGTATTTGCCAACAAACTGATCGACAAAGAAAAACCGACCAAAGCCGATTATGTCGGCTTGGACGTGCCCAACCGCTACGTCTTCGGCTACGGTATGGACGCCGCCGGCTGCTGGCGCAACCTCGGCGAAATCTACGCCTTAAACAATAAATAA
- a CDS encoding S49 family peptidase: MQYRIHREGDAQNTPSSASTPVDNWERNTLREVLLAAYQEQRRARIWRNIWRGVAVLIFLSLIFGFAEEEGKTTSIHARSEHTAVIDLTGEIGNDIDDQVQILRDSMEAAYNNGNAKAIIIRANSPGGSPVVSNTAFNEVRRLKAEHKDIPVYLVAEDMCASGCYYIAAAADKIYADPSSIVGSIGVIGGGFDFTGLMDKAGVKRRLKTAGSNKGMGDPFTPETPAQTQIWESMLGDIHQEFIKAVKLGRGARLKDKQYPDVFSGRIYTGKEAKQVGLIDDFGSIYSVARDVVKAPELVNYTPQDDFSKMLSRRFGAEVKAKVKETLSEIW; the protein is encoded by the coding sequence ATGCAATACCGAATCCACCGTGAAGGCGACGCCCAAAACACACCATCTTCAGCCTCCACACCCGTCGACAACTGGGAGCGCAACACCCTGCGCGAAGTCCTCCTCGCCGCCTACCAAGAACAGCGCCGCGCCCGCATTTGGCGCAATATCTGGCGCGGCGTCGCCGTCCTCATCTTCCTCAGCCTGATCTTCGGCTTCGCAGAAGAAGAAGGAAAAACCACAAGTATCCATGCCCGCAGCGAACACACCGCCGTTATCGACCTGACCGGCGAAATCGGCAACGACATCGACGACCAAGTCCAAATCCTGCGCGACAGCATGGAAGCCGCCTACAACAACGGCAACGCCAAAGCCATCATCATCCGCGCCAACAGCCCCGGCGGTTCGCCTGTCGTGTCCAACACGGCCTTTAACGAAGTCCGCCGCCTCAAAGCCGAACACAAAGACATCCCTGTTTACCTCGTTGCCGAAGATATGTGCGCTTCCGGCTGCTACTACATTGCCGCCGCAGCCGACAAAATTTACGCCGACCCTTCCAGCATTGTCGGCAGCATCGGCGTGATCGGCGGCGGTTTCGACTTTACCGGCCTGATGGACAAAGCCGGTGTCAAACGCCGTCTGAAAACCGCCGGCAGCAACAAAGGCATGGGAGACCCTTTCACGCCTGAAACACCGGCACAAACCCAAATTTGGGAAAGCATGTTGGGCGATATCCACCAAGAATTCATCAAAGCCGTCAAACTCGGTCGCGGCGCAAGGTTGAAAGACAAACAGTATCCCGACGTTTTCAGCGGCCGCATCTACACCGGCAAAGAAGCCAAACAGGTCGGCCTGATTGACGACTTCGGCAGCATTTACAGCGTTGCCCGCGATGTTGTCAAAGCCCCCGAGCTGGTCAACTACACGCCGCAAGACGATTTCAGCAAAATGCTCAGCCGCCGCTTCGGTGCGGAAGTGAAGGCCAAAGTCAAAGAAACTTTGTCTGAAATTTGGTAA